TACATAATAATGTATAAAGTTTTTCTATAAGAAATCATTTAATGGGTtgccaaaaagaaattttattaGACAAAACAGACATATAAACAGACAGATAATAGGAGAATAGGAATTCGAAGTTAATTAATGTGAATAATTAAGTTGGATGCCCCCACTATGATATGGTTTTAATACTTGTTATCCTGTAATGCACCAAACAAACCCCACTTAGTTTTATGATGGAATTGATCCTTATCGTACCACCATCACTCAATAATGTCCTTTAATCAAACACTGGTGATTTGTTCCACACAAATGGCTTTAACTCAGATCCCTAATTTGGGCAAAGATTATATAATTTGCTTTTATGTCTTATTCATTCTCATGAAAGTGTTATGTACAATTTGCTTTGAATTAGTCCCTTGGAAAAAGGGCTTTGATTTGCAGATCAGTCATGTTCGAATACTTATGACACCGTGGCAGTATGTGTAAGAAAAACCTCCCTCCCCTTCCTAACTTtgacaaaaggaaaaaaacctGAGGCATGTTACATAGAATCAAAACTGTTTGCCAATGACCATTTTATCTATCGAGACACAATATACATTTTGTTAGagattttaaattcaaatccatGAGCGAAAGATATACTTAAATCCTctttttattatctttaaaaaaatcttcCTATAGGCTATATGGTAATGGTGCACACACACCGTCCTCTTGATTTAATAACAaccattaagaaaaaaaaaaaaaaattagcataAACTAATAACAAGAATGAGGTTATGCCTCTTTATGTACAGTGATGTCTTTCTACCATATATTACATGAGAAGATAGTCTATTGTACCATCTGTTCCAATACAAATTAGTGAATGAGAACTAATTGGGCAAATTCAAATGTTGGAGCAGTGAAGTTGCAGGCATCTATTCATATTTACCAGAGCCCTCATGATCTATCTGTAAGCCTTGAAAAGTTGCAGACATTCATAAAAGGTGGAAGGAAAATGTGTCCAAAGAAAAATGCCTCACTGCAAGTTAACAAACAGATAGAGCCTCCCTAAATCCAATGCTAAGAGCACTTGTATGAAGGCCCTTCTTCTCAAAATCTGCATTGCCTTTCTTCATCATGGAAACGAACTCGTTGTAATCGATCCGACCATCctggaaaaagaagaagaaagaaacaagtttgaaaattaattCTTCATGTAAATGATCAGAAAGTTCTGAGTTTACTCTCTCTATGTGCCACAGAAGTACTCACATTGTCCTGATCGACTTCCCGGATTAGCTCTTCCAAGTGAACATCCACAATGCCAAACTCCTCACAGGCTTGTTGAAGCTCATCTTGAGTGATATAGCCACTGCCATCTTTGTCAAAGTATGAGAAAGCTGCAAACAAATGATCTTCTTTCTCTACTTTGTTTAGATGCAAAGTTGCTGCTATGAACTCCCCGTAATCGATTGTGCCACTATTGTCAACATCTGCCTGCAATTCAGAACAAGTAACATTTGCATAAGAACAATTGAAGATCCACAAACAAGTTGGATGAAGGAAATATGTGGAATTGCAAATTTTTGTCTCTGAGGCATACTTTTCCAGAAACCTATCAAAGGCAATAGGTAGCATCATTCAGTTTAGAAGGATAATGCTGATATAAATACTCACAGCTTGCATAAGATCATATATCTCAGACTCATTTAGATTAGCTCCAAATCTTTTCAGTCCATCTCTAAGTTCTTCAAAAGTAATTTGACCGCTATTGTCAGTATCTATCATTTTGAACATTTCTTTTAAACCagcaatttcttcttcagaGAGGTGCTCTGCAATGACCTGCAGGCAATACAAGTAGAGTTAGAAGCCAGCTTCACAAGAATTAATGAACTTAGAAGTATAAAATACAATGGCAAAGACTCTTACTCTAAGAgccattttcttaattttgtgcaTTGCAGAAAACTGCTTCAAGCGACTTAAAACTGCGGAATCAAGAGGCTTGTCTGGAGCCACTCCATCAACCTGAACCCAAGGGTGGCCTGCAAGAAATCAGAACGAACATTATTGTTTTGCAATGCTGATGGCATCCTCCAACGTACAAGACCAATCTTTTCCTTATAAAACTGCACAGCCTCAAGATTCATTTAAACCAATAATGGCTCTGACGATAGAATTCATTCTACATTCTAGGTTAAACATATTGCAGGATCTGATTCTAAGCGAAATGTAATTGAATTGTGCCTCTCTTGACGAAGGGGATTGTCCTAGTCTTACTTTCTTGATAATAAACAGAAATGTATAAACTTACACAGAACTTGATGAGCAGTTATCCGCTTTTTCGGGTTTCTAACAAGCATCTTCTTAACTAGATCTTTGGCACTTCGAGAAATACTAGGCCAGGGATCTGATGAGAAGTCAAGATCACCATGCAAAACCTCTTCAAATATCTCTTGCTCAGTTTCTGTTTCAAATGGAAAAGAGAGAATaagaagaggagaaaaatGGCAAGTGCTTTGTGGAAAAGCACAGgcacacacacgcacacactcGAGACAGGAAAGACATTGTAAAACAAAACTCTTACCACCCCAAAACGGAGGCACCCCACTTAAGAGAATGTAAATGATAACACCAGCACTCCATACATCTGCTTCCGGACCATAGCGCTTGCGCAGGACTTCAGGTGCAACATAATACGGGCTTCCAACCACATCACCGAAAATCTCCCCTGTCATTTTAAGTGTCAATGATATAGAAGACAAAGAAAAGTAGTATGCAGCACCACAAAACTTATAAAATATTGTAGGCATGAAAATAAGCAGTGGGAAGCATGCGAAGAAACAGAGTTCACAGTTTTCCTAAAAGTCAACCAATAATTAAGAGAGCTACATATGTTTTGACAAAGTAAaagaagtatatatatattatatagcaGAATTCTAATACCAATCTGCTAGGTGTTTGTCATAAACAGTTACCAAAATGTGAAAGGCtatcaattttaaaatcatCTAAGTTGTAACGCCCTGCTTAATAATATATGCTATCACTTCAGATGGGAGAAAATGTAACAGTaaataaaatcatgaaaaGGAATTGATCTGTAACGTAAGAAAGAGGACAATTGTTAAGACATACCTGGTTTAAAGAATATTGATAATCCAAAATCTATAGCCTTAAGGGACGAATCCTCGTCCTCATTGACGAAAAGAAAGTTCTCCGGCTTAAGATCACGATGCA
Above is a genomic segment from Prunus dulcis chromosome 7, ALMONDv2, whole genome shotgun sequence containing:
- the LOC117634165 gene encoding calcium-dependent protein kinase 26-like — translated: MGNNCVGSTKEGLFHSVSNSLWWSRSTGFVSHGSREINSTDATPQLSKKNSEAPLYVQNKAPEQVKIATEDYKPVQPSNQKEKVQPDKPKEPAQPQKQKEETILARQVTLQKGETKPAQPKILEEPGQPIPQKAETKPAVGARPKKPHSVKKVASAGLQADSVLQTKTGHLKDFFDLGQKLGHGQFGTTFHCVEKSTGKEYACKSIAKRKLLNTEDVEDVRREIQIMHHLAGNQNVIAIKAAYEDAVAVHVVMELCSGGELFDRIIKRGHFTERKAAQLTRTIVGVIEACHSLGVMHRDLKPENFLFVNEDEDSSLKAIDFGLSIFFKPGEIFGDVVGSPYYVAPEVLRKRYGPEADVWSAGVIIYILLSGVPPFWGETEQEIFEEVLHGDLDFSSDPWPSISRSAKDLVKKMLVRNPKKRITAHQVLCHPWVQVDGVAPDKPLDSAVLSRLKQFSAMHKIKKMALRVIAEHLSEEEIAGLKEMFKMIDTDNSGQITFEELRDGLKRFGANLNESEIYDLMQAADVDNSGTIDYGEFIAATLHLNKVEKEDHLFAAFSYFDKDGSGYITQDELQQACEEFGIVDVHLEELIREVDQDNDGRIDYNEFVSMMKKGNADFEKKGLHTSALSIGFREALSVC